A window of the Desulfovibrio sp. genome harbors these coding sequences:
- a CDS encoding putative Ig domain-containing protein: MKTSAGANAVTGHYRLREDWLTFNAKTDTFTGTAPVGASSFGMTVTATDTSGLKATDSFTINVLGAPTVTQTSAETMTVGKSSSFSLPAHTFVDPQGSAMHCIAELASGGALPPWLQFNSTTLTFIGTPPTTVPASLSVEVIAKDTSGLTAADTFTIDMVGAHTTNSVGLVGVSGTTSSTVHG, encoded by the coding sequence ATGAAGACGAGCGCTGGTGCGAATGCGGTAACCGGACATTACCGTCTTAGAGAGGATTGGCTGACGTTCAACGCTAAAACCGACACGTTCACCGGAACAGCTCCGGTCGGCGCCAGCAGCTTCGGCATGACGGTGACAGCTACGGATACCAGCGGACTCAAAGCGACGGACAGCTTCACCATCAACGTCCTTGGGGCGCCGACGGTTACCCAGACCTCGGCCGAGACGATGACTGTGGGTAAGTCGAGTTCGTTCTCTCTGCCGGCCCACACATTCGTTGATCCGCAAGGATCGGCGATGCACTGCATCGCTGAACTTGCCAGCGGCGGCGCCCTGCCCCCTTGGCTGCAGTTCAATTCAACGACCCTCACCTTTATCGGCACGCCGCCCACCACCGTGCCGGCTTCGCTGTCGGTCGAGGTGATCGCGAAAGATACCAGCGGACTCACCGCGGCGGACACCTTCACTATCGACATGGTGGGCGCTCACACGACCAATTCTGTTGGTCTTGTCGGCGTTTCCGGGACGACCAGTTCGACGGTGCACGGGTAA